The following coding sequences lie in one Trichoderma breve strain T069 chromosome 1, whole genome shotgun sequence genomic window:
- a CDS encoding membrane bound o-acyl transferase family domain-containing protein, with the protein MDKYTYPRPLHLLLFAVAIFEASLFYLPPRSLYRAAAIALLAAVTYNFQLSLLEYFPNRAFISLALGATWTTFLNAFEILIVSNVSPQDPGLQLANPGNSIFQAFRAATLPFNWRRVGTKWQIKVPASTEDASITGRARFLFKRLSVLAVCYLVIDLCAAGPPPDPNMIAREKQTISYLLASTSEDVGFRVITTIVFLMNAALGVIGVHSLLATVAVLCGDQPQNWPHIWQGWPSQAYSVRRFWSNYYHQGLRKALSGPADWIIDSVLPRGSLVSRYSRLVLAFILSALLHHQAERSETGQLIFFSSQALGIMLEDAVYKLYSFSPIQLPRRIERALGYLWVLVWLVCLVPYWSYSTMRIIDDPVRDQATFEIFKKVFSK; encoded by the exons ATGGACAAATACACTTACCCACGGCCCCTACATCTTCTGCTCTTTGCGGTTGCCATCTTTGAAGCCTCCCTTTTCTATCTACCGCCGCGTTCCCTCTACCGCGCCGCAGCTATCGCTCTGCTCGCGGCCGTGACCTACAActtccagctcagcctcctAGAATACTTCCCAAATCGCGCCTTTATATCTCTCGCCTTGGGCGCAACCTGGACTACGTTCTTGAACGCCTTTGAGATCCTGATTGTGTCAAACGTCAGCCCTCAAGACCCCGGCCTTCAGTTGGCCAACCCTGGAAACTCAATCTTCCAGGCATTTCGGGCAGCTACATTACCATTCAACTGGCGGCGCGTCGGAACCAAGTGGCAGATTAAGGTCCCAGCTTCGACGGAAGATGCCTCCATAACCGGGCGCGCGCGTTTCCTTTTCAAGAGACTGAGCGTTCTAGCCGTCTGCTATCTCGTCATAGATCTCTGTGCCGCGGGTCCCCCGCCAGACCCAAATATGAttgcgagagagaagcaaactATCTCGTATCTGCTTGCTTCAACCTCAGAAGACGTCGGGTTTCGGGTGATAACTACCATCGTCTTCCTTATGAACGCAGCTCTTGGCGTAATCGGAGTTCACAGCCTTCTAGCAACTGTTGCCGTCCTCTGTGGTGACCAGCCACAGAACTGGCCTCATATCTGGCAGGGCTGGCCGAGTCAGGCTTATTCCGTGAGAAGATTCTGGAG CAATTATTATCACCAAGGTCTGCGCAAGGCGCTCAGTGGACCGGCTGACTGGATTATTGACTCGGTTCTCCCCCGTGGTAGCCTGGTCTCCCGTTACTCGAGGCTCGTTTTAGCATTCATTTTATCCGCATTGCTACACCACCAGGCTGAGAGATCCGAAACTGGACAAttgatcttcttcagcagtcAGGCACTTGGCATCATGTTGGAAGATGCAGTCTACAAGCTGTATAGTTTCAGCCCCATACAGCTCCCTCGACGCATCGAGCGAGCCTTAGGATATCTTTGGGTGCTAGTATGGCTGGTATGCCTTGTGCCGTACTGGTCTTATTCGACAATGCGTATAATTGACGATCCTGTGAGGGATCAGGCAACGTTTGAGATCTTCAAAAAGGTCTTCTCCAAGTAG
- a CDS encoding YCII-related domain-containing protein, whose protein sequence is MSTSTELFEQTRNTGQFVKRAYIIRSEFVNPSLFDDVIKEHRDYLEELAAKGKLLAAGPFVPGGLESKYSGVGMIVVYADSEDDARFIAEEDPMHRKGVRKFTIDFWLIKHVAQSHQEILQH, encoded by the coding sequence ATGTCTACATCCACCGAGCTCTTCGAACAGACACGAAACACCGGTCAATTTGTAAAAAGAGCCTATATTATCAGAAGTGAATTCGTCAACCCTAGCCTTTTCGACGACGTCATCAAGGAACACCGAGACTACTTGGAAGAACTGGCCGCAAAAGGCAAgcttttggctgctggacCCTTTGTACCTGGCGGGTTGGAGAGTAAATATAGTGGAGTGGGCATGATTGTCGTGTATGCCGATTCTGAAGACGATGCTAGGTTCATAGCAGAGGAAGACCCGATGCATCGAAAAGGCGTGCGCAAGTTCACAATTGATTTCTGGCTTATTAAACATGTTGCTCAGTCTCATCAGGAAATCCTACAGCATTGA
- a CDS encoding eukaryotic aspartyl protease domain-containing protein has protein sequence MHFSLLMALATLASPFRGVAALSMQLTEREMPAVFSLPVDYRPVSQAKLQKRNPSPTVQADTMLYDLTPIVKLSVGTPPQLIGLVVDLQMGFIAFLVPNTTDCVPQSNATSAQYNCATDDYCVTMGYFCPASSSTMKSIQPSKSDPEGPVNADVVTVGSQRVDGVHMWLNDISPGEYSRMGISPGSPFLYLMVDQGFINSPSFSLWSYGTPNNQGQLLFGGVNKAMYKGTLQAFPLSGPNNNVNMPIAAVVVESGGNAVLSTIDIFTFLPNKTVQQIYADLDITPTFIPSFNASMGIVDCARTQSENRTVSLVFGNATISVPWSELFIPFEDDTCEFTIVPYRPDLTYGPGSELQIGATVLQYMYLAVDYDNMFAAVAPLNPNPGPDNILEIGNGTRIPDADGDFPATITPYGAPTLTTTTTGSLPTSTTASKAQAVTFTPRAMDIILGPDVDKILNDYSNPPCQNQDDTPKVLRAFLKYLCEEAKTLLMQEIKQFNGRIALRQLRNFLVDSILKSMLIAGSKQPKSLTPSPIVIPGLTAEESQNQLELRSDHTAVKQACLARDGHRCVLTGMVEQLHFMSIPSQNRGDLWSCTTECAHIVPFSLGKLNPNSTQEVETKAQIWRAIYRYFPFVAGKIGPENINAPENAITLRSEAHMEFAAHRIAAEPTKTEHNYHIHDLGAVYSVARDLSNTITMKQSDPAIAMPDPNLLRLHYQVSMILQESGIRERYERTMWENEDNSIQNIQCDGSTDLGNILSSKMLTDI, from the exons ATGCACTTCTCACTCctgatggctttggccaCTTTGGCGTCGCCCTTTCGAGGGGTCGCAGCCCTCTCAATGCAATTGACAGAACGAGAGATGCCGGccgtcttttctcttccagtAGATTATCGCCCCGTCTCTCAGGCGAAACTGCAGAAAAGGAATCCATCTCCTACCGTTCAAGCAGACACCATGCTTTAC GACCTGACACCCATTGTCAAATTGAGTGTCGGAACGCCACCACAGCTGATAGGACTGGTAGTAGATCTCCAAATGGGTTTCATCGCTTTTCTCGTGCCGAACACCACGGATTGTGTTCCGCAGTCAAACGCAACCTCAGCACAATATAATTGCGCTACTGACGACTATTGCGTTACCATGGGCTACTTTTGccctgcatcatcatcaaccatgAAGTCGATACAGCCCTCGAAATCAGACCCGGAAGGCCCCGTCAACGCGGATGTCGTGACAGTCGGCAGCCAGAGAGTAGATGGCGTCCACATGTGGCTAAACGATATCTCTCCAGGCGAAT ACAGTAGAATGGGCATTTCGCCTGGCTCGCCCTTCTTATACCTAATGGTTGACCAGGGCTTCATCAACTCTCCGTCATTCAGCCTTTGGAGCTATGGGACTCCAAATAACCAGGGACAGTTGCTTTTCGGTGGAGTCAACAAAGCAATGTACAAAGGGACGCTCCAAGCATTTCCTCTTTCAGGACCAAATAACAACGTGAACATGCCAATCGCAGCAGTTGTTGTAGAGAGTGGCGGCAACG CAGTATTATCTACGATTGACATCTTCACTTTCCTTCCCAATAAGACAGTACAGCAAATTTATGCCGATCTTGACATCACTCCGACTTTCATCCCGAGCTTCAATGCTTCTATGGGTATCGTTGATTGTGCCAGAACGCAATCCGAGAATCGAACCGTCTCCCTAGTATTTGGTAACGCCACGATTTCGGTACCTTGGAGCGAACTATTCATCCCTTTTGAAGACGATACCTGCGAGTTTACCATCGTGCCATACAGGCCGGACTTGACTTATGGGCCAGGCAGCGAATTACAAATTGGCGCTACTGTCCTtcaatacatgtatttgGCTGTGGATTACGATAACATGTTCGCCGCCGTGGCGCCACTGAATCCCAACCCAGGCCCGGATAATATCTTAGAAATAGGGAACGGGACACGAATTCCGGACGCTGATGGGGACTTTCCAGCTACCATTACTCCGTACGGGGCACCGACGTTAACCACCACAACCACGGGGTCCctgccaacatcaacgacAGCTTCAAAAGCGCAAGCCGTAACATTTACACCTAGAGCTATGGATATAATACTTGGG CCAGACGTGGACAAGATTCTGAATGACTATTCGAATCCGCCTTGTCAGAATCAAGATGACACCCCTAAGGTGTTACGAGCATTCCTTAAATACTTGTGCGAAGAGGCAAAAACACTGTTGATGCAAGAGATCAAACAGTTCAACGGAAGAATAGCATTAAGGCAGCTCCGCAATTTCCTCGTCGACTCAATATTAAAGAGTA TGCTAATAGCTGGCAGCAAACAACCCAAATCACTTACGCCGTCCCCCATCGTGATCCCTGGCTTGACTGCAGAGGAAAGTCAAAATCAACTAGAGTTAAGGAGCGACCACACTGCTGTCAAGCAAGCATGCTTGGCAAGAGACGGTCACCGCTGTGTTCTCACCGGCATGGTCGAACAACTTCATTTCATGAGTATACCGTCACAAAACCGTGGAGATTTATGGTCTTGCACAACCGAATGTGCACATATcgttcccttttctttgggAAAGCTCAACCCGAACTCTACCCAGGAG GTTGAGACCAAGGCCCAGATTTGGAGGGCGATTTACCGCTACTTTCCCTTCGTGGCAGGGAAAATCGGACCCGAAAATATCAACGCTCCCGAAAATGCTATAACTCTGAGGTCAGAGGCTCATATGGAATTTGCCGCACATCGTATTGCCGCTGAACCTACGAAGACG GAACACAACTACCATATCCATGATCTCGGCGCAGTTTATTCCGTAGCTCGAGATTTATCGAACACGATCACTATGAAACAATCAGACCCAGCAATTGCGATGCCAGATCCCAACCTCCTGAGGCTACACTACCAAGTATCGATGATCCTGCAGGAAAGTGGTATTCGAGAGAGATATGAGAGGACCATGTGGGAAAATGAAGATAATTCGATCCAAAACATTCAATGTGATGGCTCTACAGATCTAGGGAATATCTTGTCCAGCAAAATGCTCACAGACATCTAG
- a CDS encoding major facilitator superfamily domain-containing protein, producing MTQPVATKEMISDEKTSSSSRSTEVIDATNVDEAQDIVLNTVNAEYTEADYKRVVRKIDRILLPFMWLCAGIQQADKASISSQATFGLPQDTHLVGQQFSWLTTAFYISYLIGEAPSNYLMQRFGVNKPLFISLFLWGVVVLCIAFAQNFTQLVALRSLQGLLECSMAPALVLLTASFYVSREHPMKSVIWSTSNSGLDIITQLVMYGIGSTAQKHTSSFGPWRWISVFLGSWTIVMSFFSLLFLGTLSEVRWLSKEEKRIAAARVASSQIGSDRGQKYEWHWDQVVDAFRDPQTYFFFFAYIANSLPNSGTAAFGNLVFVSFGFTNLETIVKCIIPLDLVTIAWLLVVGILTLKWPHTRFLLMIISTIPGFVGLLALGLLPTEAGRTKKSVIGTVMFIAYCVGGAVGPQTFRAEWAPRYIPAIILCGIMYGVVIALFIAWRFYYIMENKRRAKTIKEMGMTPEQSAHQGKINGESDMTDRQNIHFKYSM from the exons ATGACACAGCCAGTGGCCACCAAGGAAATGATCAGCGATGAGAAGAcgagcagcagtagcaggTCGACAGAGGTTATCGATGCAACCAACGTTGATGAGGCTCAAGATATTGTCTTGAATACCGTTAATGCCGAATATACAGAAGCTGATTATAAGCGCGTTGTCCGAAAGATTGACCGTATTCTGCTGCCATTCATGTGGCTTTGTGCCGGCATTCAACAGGCCGACAAGGCATCTATCTCCTCGCAGGCAACCTTTGGCCTCCCACAGGACACTCACCTCGTTGGTCAACAATTTTCGT GGCTGACCACCGCGTTCTACATTTCCTATCTCATCGGCGAAGCTCCCTCAAACTATCTCATGCAACGCTTTGGTGTAAACAAGCCATTGTTCATCTCTTTGTTCCTATGGGGTGTTGTCGTTCTTTGCATTGCCTTTGCCCAGAACTTTACCCAGCTTGTGGCATTACGTTCCCTGCAGGGTTTACTTGAGTGCTCTATGGCTCCTGCTTTAGTCCTCCTCACGGCGTCTTTCTACGTCAGTCGGGAGCATCCCATGAAATCCGTTATCTGGAGCACTTCAAATAGCGGTTTGGATATCATAACGCAACTCGTCATGTACGGCATTGGCAGTACTGCTCAGAAACACACAAGCAGCTTTGGTCCATGGCGATGGATTAGTGTTTTCCTAGGGTCATGGACAATAGTCatgtctttcttttcgctgCTGTTTCTAGGAACGCTCAGTGAAGTCCGATGGCTAtcgaaggaggagaagcgcattGCAGCAGCTAGAgtcgccagcagccagatTGGGTCTGACAGAGGTCAGAAGTATGAATGGCACTGGGACCAGGTCGTGGATGCGTTCCGGGATCCGCAAacctacttcttcttctttgcataTATTGCCAATTCTCTTCCTAATAGCGGCACAGCAGCATTTGGCAaccttgtctttgtctcatTTGGCTTTACCAACTTGGAGACTATAGTCAAGTGCATCATCCCACTCGACCTCGTGACCATAGCCTGGTTGCTGGTCGTTGGAATCTTGACATTAAAGTGGCCCCATACCAGAT TTCTTCTCATGATCATCTCAACTATTCCGGGCTTTGTTGGTCTGTTAGCTCTGGGCTTATTACCAACGGAAG CTGGGCGAACGAAAAAGTCTGTTATCGGCACTGTCATGTTTATTGCGTACTGTGTGGGAGGTGCTGTTGGTCCCCAGACTTTCCGAGCTGAGTGGGCGCCCAGATATATTCCTGCAATCATTTTATGCGGAATTATGTATGGAGTGGTTATTGCTCTATTCATCGCATGGCGATTTTACT ACATCATGGAAAACAAGCGAAGGGCTAAGACTATTAAAGAGATGGGAATGACGCCGGAACAATCAGCACATCAAGGGAAAATCAATGGCGAGTCTGATATGACGGATCGGCAAAATATTCATTTCAAATATAGTATGTAA
- a CDS encoding amino acid permease domain-containing protein: protein MSKESGVVTPTEKGDNVVDYQASTVVIPKEGLERDPNWFTRNGLNADSFRKKHYGKGMVELERPMKARHLHMIAIGGSIGAGFFVGSGGALSRGGPGSLFIDFLIIGIMMFNVVYALGELAIMYPVSGSFYTYSARFIDPAWGFAMGWNYVLQWAAVLPLELTVCGITISYWNANISTAVWITIFLVAIIIINLFGALGYAEEEFWASCFKLAATVIFMIIALVLVCGGGPSSGRYDEYWGARYWYNPGAFKNGFKGFCSVFVTAAFSFSGTELVGLAAAESDNPTKNMPGAIKQVFWRITVFYILGLFFVGVLIDSDDPALLSSAAYSDSKASPFVLVGKYAGLKGFDHFMNLVILVSVLSIGVSGVYGGSRTLTALAQQGYAPKLFTYIDKSGRPLPSVIALILFGFIAYVSLDATGPVVFDWLLAISGLAALFTWGSVCLAHIRFRKAWKYHGHSLDEIPFKAVGGVYGSWLGLFLCVIVLMAQFYTAIIAGPDVKGMGTAEGFFKQFLAAPVVLGFWIFAWVWKREPLLRTKNIDVDTGLREFDWDQIRADREALAALPAWRRLLNHFF, encoded by the exons ATGTCCAAGGAATCCGGCGTCGTCACTCCCACGGAGAAGGGCGACAATGTCGTCGACTACCAGGCCAGCACCGTGGTCATCCCCAAGGAGGGCCTCGAGCGCGACCCCAACTGGTTCACCCGCAACGGTCTCAATGCCGACTCCTTCAGGAAGAAGCACTATGGCAAAGGCATGGTGGAACTTGAGCGTCCCATGAAGGCTCGCCATCTGCACAtgattgccattggtggtTCCATTGGTGCTGGTTTCTTCGTCGGTTCGGGTGGTGCTCTCAGCAGAGGT GGCCCTGGTTCTCTCTTCATTgatttcctcatcatcggTATCATGATGTTCAACGTCGTGTATGCTCTCGGTGAACTCGCCATCATGTATCCCGTCTCTGGTTCTTTCTACACATACTCTGCTCGTTTCATCGATCCTGCCTGGGGTTTCGCCATGGGCTGGAACTATGTTCTTCAGTGGGCTGCCGTTCTTCCGCTTGAGTTGACCGTCTGTGGTATTACGATTTCGTATTGGAATGCCAACATCTCGACTGCTGTGTGGatcaccatcttcctcgtcgccatcatcatcatcaacctgTTTGGTGCTCTGGGTTACGCCGAAGAGGAGTTTTGGGCATCTTGCTTCAAGCTCGCGGCAACCGTCATCTTCATGATCATTGCTCTTGTCCTCGTCTGCGGTGGCGGCCCCAGCAGCGGTCGCTACGACGAATACTGGGGTGCTCGTTACTGGTACAACCCCGGTGCGTTCAAGAACGGCTTCAAGGGCTTCTGCTCCGTCTTCGTCActgctgccttctccttctccggtACTGAGTTGGTTGGTCTCGCCGCTGCTGAGTCTGACAACCCCACCAAGAACATGCCCGGTGCTATCAAGCAGGTCTTCTGGCGTATCACTGTCTTCTACATCCTCggtctcttcttcgtcggaGTCCTGATCGACAGCGATGATCCCGCTCTGCTCTCTTCTGCCGCCTACTCCGATTCCAAGGCCTCTCCCTTTGTGCTTGTCGGCAAGTATGCTGGCCTCAAGGGCTTCGACCACTTCATGAACCTCGTCATTCTCGTGTCCGTCCTGTCCATTGGTGTCTCTGGTGTGTACGGTGGATCTCGAACCTTGACTGCTCTCGCTCAGCAGGGCTATGCTCCCAAGCTCTTCACCTACATTGACAAGTCTGGCCGTCCCCTGCCTTCCGTCATTGCCCTCATCCTGTTCGGCTTCATCGCCTACGTCAGCTTGGACGCTACCGGCCCCGTTGTCTTTGACTGGCTCCTTGCCATCTCTGGTCTGGCCGCTCTCTTCACTTGGGGCTCCGTCTGCCTTGCTCACATCCGATTCCGCAAGGCCTGGAAGTACCACGGACACAGCCTGGATGAGATTCCCTTCAAGGCTGTCGGTGGTGTCTACGGCTCTTGGCTCGGCCTTTTCCTCTGCGTCATTGTCCTCATGGCCCAG TTCTACACTGCCATCATTGCTGGCCCCGATGTCAAGGGTATGGGTACTGCGGagggcttcttcaagcagTTCCTCGCTGCTCCCGTCGTCCTGGGCTTCTGGATCTTCGCTTGGGTCTGGAAGCGTGAGCCTCTCCTGAGAACCAAGAACATTGACGTCGACACCGGCCTCCGTGAGTTCGACTGGGATCAGATCCGCGCCGATCGCGAGGCACTCGCTGCCTTGCCCGCCTGGAGACGTCTCCTCAACCACTTCTTTTAA
- a CDS encoding dUTPase domain-containing protein codes for MLMSGASIVKQGIVRNLRSATQQLQPCGVDLSLRRVLAWTSPATIDFDNSHRQAANTSELRFDKDAETIKLRQGVYLVEFNETVSVPLDYMGQVFVRSSLWRSGATLTAGVVDAGYEGALGALLDIKNPAGIVLHKDAKLGKIVMHQLEEKVAGYCGIYQFSGNSLGRDGPRKR; via the coding sequence ATGCTCATGAGCGGGGCTTCGATCGTGAAGCAGGGCATAGTGCGCAACCTACGATCCGCTACGCAACAGCTACAACCATGTGGAGTCGACCTCTCTTTACGCCGCGTCTTGGCCTGGACTTCACCTGCCACAATCGACTTCGATAATTCACATCGACAGGCCGCCAATACCTCGGAGCTGCGTTTTGACAAAGATGCCGAGACTATCAAACTACGCCAGGGGGTATATCTTGTCGAATTCAACGAGACTGTCTCTGTCCCATTGGATTATATGGGCCAGGTGTTTGTTCGGTCGTCACTGTGGCGGTCCGGCGCTACACTTACGGCGGGTGTTGTGGATGCCGGTTACGAGGGCGCTCTTGGTGCATTGCTCGATATAAAGAATCCAGCTGGCATCGTTCTTCACAAAGATGCCAAGCTAGGGAAGATAGTGATGCATCAGTTGGAAGAGAAGGTTGCAGGTTATTGTGGTATTTATCAATTTTCGGGGAACAGCCTGGGACGCGATGGACCTCGAAAAAGATGA
- a CDS encoding tetratricopeptide repeat domain-containing protein, with product MSQPTSHPRSLNHNNFGNNATINQGDIHYNVTPGPPLPGVDKPTYVIPYPPNEDVICRTDLEKRLNQLLPRGSKFHSAALWGLGGSGKTQIALDYAYRRCEDKTCSVFWVHADSKATFIHDYKTIANKLCIEQTAAADGNDLLRSVRNGIEACPSWVLILDNVDNLELFGVGSSTDEATNSLYKYIPNGTTGTVLWTSRDARIAGTLVGAQRGVEVPSMERDEAIELLNKMRSEEARVEEFDDDIETLLEELQRFPLAISQAGAYMRRMRMTAAGYLSLLRESKRRWNTLKTTEFDRHRRPEMPNSVLDTWTVSMERIQNNQNLPHELIIKISKCSNEDPTKELEELEVTSAIMRLQEFSFLRTRHIEDGVPSYVMHKLVQEAARYRLAMQGLEGVPGQGSLVQTDASDEPESWGQCERYLAHAVGMGDWAEISNREADTSELLSRASGYLYDRGRWREKEAVDQRTLELRRKVLGERHPHTLESIASLAAAYHYQGQHEKAKARYKEAMDLRQQTLGEKHPDTLRAMTLLGQVYQSHGQYKEAEALYKKALPLQREVLGEKHTHTLESLASISAVYHYQGDYAKAKPLKMEALAIQREVLGEKHPSVLWNIGSLAATCQSLGQYKEAKALYQETLDLRRETLGENHPDTLRSITQLGAIYHDLRKYKLAEALAKEALDLEQKMLGEEHPYTLQSKHNLAVALRSRGNSDKALSFMQECVQGRCAVLGPDHPFTQDSRKVLEKWESPSGCLQGIRRLLRIFKKKLLRK from the exons ATGAGCCAGCCAACATCTCACCCGCGTTCTCTCAATCATAATAACTTTGGAAACAATGCCACCATCAACCAGGGTGACATCCATTACAATGTGACCCCTGGTCCTCCATTACCCGGGGTCGATAAGCCGACTTATGTTATTCCATATCCCCCCAACGAAGATGTGATCTGCCGCACAGACTTGGAAAAACGACTAAatcaacttcttccacgGGGATCAAAGTTCCACAGTGCTGCGCTTTGGGGATTAGGAGGATCGGG AAAAACTCAGATCGCTTTGGACTATGCGTACCGACGATGCGAAGACAAAACATGCAGCGTATTCTGGGTGCACGCAGATAGCAAGGCGACTTTTATACACGATTATAAGACAATTGCAAACAAACTTTGCATTGAACAAACCGCCGCTGCCGACGGGAATGATCTACTTAGATCTGTACGTAACGGTATCGAGGCATGCCCTTCATGGGTACTTATCCTTGATAATGTGGATAATCTTGAATTGTTTGGCGTTGGATCATCCACAGATGAAGCTACGAACAGTCTATACAAGTATATCCCAAACGGGACTACAGGGACAGTACTGTGGACAAGTCGCGACGCCCGTATTGCGGGCACTCTGGTCGGCGCACAAAGAGGTGTTGAGGTTCCATCTATGGAACGTGACGAAGCCATCGAGCTTCTTAACAAAATGAGAAGTGAGGAAGCTCGCGTTGaagaatttgatgatgatatcgaAACCCTTCTTGAAGAACTACAGAGGTTTCCGCTAGCTATCTCTCAAGCTGGTGCATATATGCGGCGAATGCGGATGACTGCCGCTGGGTACCTGTCTTTGCTTCGAGAGAGCAAACGCCGATGGAATACCCTTAAGACTACTGAATTCGATCGACATCGAAGGCCCGAAATGCCCAATAGTGTACTTGACACGTGGACTGTCTCAATGGAGCGAATCCAAA ACAACCAAAATTTACCGCACGagttaattataaagatCAGCAAGTGTAGCAACGAGGACCCGACTAAGgaacttgaagagctggaggtgACGTCTGCAATCATGCGGTTGCAAGAATTCTCGTTCCTCAGGACGCGCCATATTGAGGATGGCGTACCAAGCTATGTGATGCATAAGCTTGtgcaagaagcagcaagataCAGGCTAGCTATGCAAGGCCTTGAAGGTGTACCTGGACAAGGAAGTTTGGTGCAAACAGACGCAAGCGATGAG CCAGAGTCTTGGGGGCAGTGCGAGAGGTATTTGGCTCATGCTGTAGGAATGGGCGACTGGGCAGAAATCAGTAATAGGGAAGCTGATACGTCTGAACTTTTAAGCAGAGCATCTGGGTACTTATATGACCGAGGAcgatggagagagaaagaggccGTGGACCAGAGAACGCTAGAGCTAAGACGAAAAGTCCTCGGGGAGCGACATCCACATACGCTTGAAAGTATAGCTTCACTTGCGGCAGCATACCATTACCAGGGACAGCATGAGAAAGCTAAAGCTCGGTACAAAGAAGCCATGGACCTTCGGCAACAGACActtggagagaagcatcCAGATACCCTTCGAGCTATGACTTTACTTGGTCAAGTATATCAGAGCCATGGTCAGTATaaagaagccgaagctcTTTATAAAAAGGCTCTACCACTTCAGCGGGAAGTACTTGGAGAGAAACATACGCACACGCTTGAGAGTTTGGCTTCAATCTCAGCCGTCTATCACTACCAGGGTGATtatgccaaagccaaaccaCTCAAGATGGAAGCTTTAGCTATCCAACGAGAGGTACTCGGTGAGAAGCATCCATCCGTTCTTTGGAATATAGGATCACTTGCAGCAACATGTCAAAGCTTGGGCCAGTataaagaagccaaagctcTATATCAGGAAACTCTGGACCTCCGTCGGGAGACGCTTGGCGAGAACCACCCAGACACGCTTCGGAGCATAACCCAACTCGGGGCAATATATCACGATCTGCGCAAATACAAACTGGCCGAAGCTCTTGCAAAGGAAGCTTTAGATCTTgagcagaagatgctgggAGAGGAACACCCCTATACGCTTCAATCTAAGCATAACCTAGCCGTTGCGTTGCGCAGTCGCGGTAATTCGGATAAAGCTCTTTCTTTTATGCAAGAGTGCGTGCAGGGGAGATGTGCTGTCCTGGGCCCAGATCATCCATTTACACAGGACTCTAGAAAAGTCTTGGAAAAGTGGGAATCGCCCAGTGGATGTTTACAGGGAATTAGAAGGTTGTTGCGAAtattcaagaagaagctacTGAGGAAATAA